The window CCCGGTTGCCTTCCGAAGTGTCAGTGCCCCCGGAGGCGGAGGAGATTGTGAGTTTGACCAGTTATGCTGTGATGTTTCGGTATCCTGGGGATTACGAAGATGTGACGGAGGAAGAATATCAGTGGGCCATCCAAGCGGCACGGGCGGTTTATGTGTGGGCAGAACAGACTATCGGCCCAAGTGAAGTTGAGGCGCAGTAACCCGCGCCTGACATGGCGTGCAGCCGACGTTTACTGTCTGAATTTGTGAAGCCGCCTCAGCGACTTGGGGCATAGCGCCTGCGGGCGCTTTTCAGCTTCAGGCAGCTTTCCAATCCCTGAGAGTGCGTCAGGCTGAGCTGTTACCGAATCCCCGTCAATCCGACCTGCCTGTCAAGTCAAATGATAATGTTACCGGGGCGACCTGTTGACGGTCCAGTCAAGAAGCTGTATACTG is drawn from Candidatus Anoxymicrobium japonicum and contains these coding sequences:
- a CDS encoding DNA-binding protein; the encoded protein is YNELCFHAQQAVEKSIKAVLVHCGVEFSKVHNIDYLMTRLPSEVSVPPEAEEIVSLTSYAVMFRYPGDYEDVTEEEYQWAIQAARAVYVWAEQTIGPSEVEAQ